One window of the Rufibacter radiotolerans genome contains the following:
- a CDS encoding MBL fold metallo-hydrolase: MKVEQIYTGCLAQGAYYIESNGEAAIIDPLREIKPYLEKAEKNGAKIKYVLETHFHADFVSGHVDLAKATGAQIVFGPNAKPTFAAHIATDGEEIKLGDVTIKVLHTPGHTMESTTYLLKDETGKDYGIFSGDTLFIGDVGRPDLAVKSDLTEEQLAGHLYDSLRNKIMPLSDDIIVYPAHGAGSACGKNMSKETTDLLGNQKKTNYALRPDMSKEEFVKEVTEGLTPPPSYFPKNVQMNREGSMNIDQVMSQGLQALSPEALEAAANETSALVLDTRNPDDFAKGFIPNSVNIGIDGNFAPWVGALIPDIQQPILFVAEEGREEEVVTRLARVGYDHAIGYLKGGFKSWQQAGKEVDTISSISAQEFANRYAQNNQLHVIDVRKPGEFQAEHVQTAQNSPLDFLNDHLAEFPKEGDLYLHCAGGYRSMIAASILKARGFDNVINVEGGFKAISETDVPKTAYVCPSTLK; encoded by the coding sequence ATGAAAGTAGAACAGATTTATACCGGTTGCCTGGCCCAGGGCGCCTACTACATTGAAAGTAACGGCGAGGCCGCCATCATTGACCCGCTCCGTGAAATCAAGCCTTACCTGGAAAAGGCGGAGAAAAACGGCGCAAAAATCAAATACGTGCTGGAAACCCACTTCCACGCTGACTTCGTGTCTGGCCACGTGGACCTGGCCAAGGCAACAGGCGCGCAGATTGTCTTCGGACCAAATGCCAAGCCTACCTTTGCCGCCCACATTGCCACAGACGGCGAAGAAATCAAGCTGGGCGATGTCACCATCAAAGTGCTGCACACCCCCGGACACACCATGGAATCTACCACCTACTTGCTAAAGGATGAGACAGGTAAGGATTACGGGATTTTCTCCGGTGATACCCTTTTCATTGGTGACGTAGGCCGCCCAGACCTGGCCGTGAAATCAGACCTAACCGAGGAGCAATTGGCCGGGCATCTGTATGACTCGCTCCGGAACAAAATTATGCCGCTATCTGATGATATCATTGTGTATCCTGCCCACGGCGCCGGCTCTGCCTGCGGAAAGAATATGAGCAAAGAGACCACAGACCTCTTGGGCAACCAAAAGAAAACCAACTATGCCCTGCGCCCAGACATGAGCAAGGAAGAGTTTGTGAAGGAAGTAACGGAAGGCCTTACCCCACCGCCTAGCTATTTCCCTAAAAACGTGCAAATGAACCGCGAAGGGTCCATGAACATTGATCAGGTCATGAGCCAGGGCTTACAGGCCTTATCTCCAGAGGCTTTAGAGGCGGCTGCCAATGAAACCAGCGCGCTGGTACTGGATACCCGTAACCCAGATGACTTTGCCAAAGGCTTTATCCCTAACTCGGTGAACATTGGCATTGATGGGAACTTCGCCCCCTGGGTAGGCGCCTTGATCCCAGACATTCAGCAACCCATCTTGTTTGTGGCCGAGGAAGGCCGTGAGGAAGAAGTGGTGACTCGTCTGGCCCGCGTTGGCTATGACCACGCCATAGGCTATTTGAAAGGCGGCTTTAAAAGCTGGCAGCAGGCTGGCAAAGAGGTAGACACCATCTCTTCTATCTCTGCCCAGGAATTTGCCAACCGCTATGCCCAGAACAACCAGCTACACGTAATAGACGTGCGCAAACCCGGCGAATTCCAGGCCGAGCATGTGCAGACCGCCCAGAATTCGCCGTTGGATTTCCTGAACGACCACCTGGCCGAATTCCCGAAAGAGGGAGACCTGTACCTGCACTGCGCCGGGGGCTACCGCTCCATGATTGCCGCCTCTATCTTGAAAGCGAGAGGTTTTGACAACGTAATTAACGTGGAAGGCGGCTTCAAAGCCATTTCTGAGACAGACGTCCCCAAAACAGCCTACGTTTGCCCATCCACCCTTAAATAA
- a CDS encoding sulfite exporter TauE/SafE family protein, with translation MEILGYVAALVIGLSLGLIGGGGSILTVPVLVYLLGLSPVISTAYSLFIVGLTSLVGSYNFYKKGLVSLKTAAVFGLPSIIAVYITRRYIVPAIPENLFTVGDLAVTKGVLLMLLFAALMVFASISMIKKKKTSPPLDENADKEIDLKHTSPVEPHPAPKFNYVGILAEGLVVGTLTGLVGAGGGFLIIPALVLFSKLDMKMAVGTSLLIIAVKSLFGFIGDIYNYDIDWMFLGIFSAISIVGIFIGTYLSTKIHADKLKASFGWFVLVMGIYIIIKEIFFA, from the coding sequence ATGGAAATTTTAGGTTACGTTGCCGCTCTGGTCATAGGGCTTTCGCTGGGTCTTATTGGCGGAGGAGGCTCCATTCTTACCGTGCCGGTGCTGGTATATCTTCTGGGTCTGAGCCCTGTTATCTCTACGGCGTATTCCTTGTTTATTGTAGGTCTTACCAGCCTGGTAGGGAGCTATAACTTCTATAAAAAGGGCCTGGTAAGTTTAAAGACCGCGGCCGTGTTTGGGTTGCCTTCCATTATTGCCGTCTATATTACCCGCCGCTACATTGTACCGGCCATTCCGGAGAACCTGTTCACCGTAGGTGACCTGGCCGTGACCAAAGGGGTTTTGCTTATGCTGCTGTTTGCCGCCTTAATGGTGTTCGCCTCCATTAGCATGATCAAGAAAAAGAAAACCAGCCCGCCTCTTGATGAGAACGCCGATAAAGAGATAGACCTGAAACACACAAGTCCGGTAGAACCCCACCCGGCCCCTAAATTCAACTATGTCGGCATTCTGGCCGAGGGTCTGGTAGTAGGGACGCTGACCGGTCTGGTAGGCGCCGGCGGGGGCTTCCTGATCATTCCGGCGCTAGTGCTTTTCAGTAAGCTGGATATGAAGATGGCGGTGGGCACCTCCCTGCTTATTATCGCCGTCAAATCACTGTTCGGTTTCATAGGAGATATCTACAACTATGACATTGACTGGATGTTCCTGGGCATTTTCTCCGCCATCTCTATTGTGGGAATCTTCATAGGCACTTACCTTTCCACCAAAATCCATGCTGACAAGCTTAAGGCTTCCTTTGGTTGGTTTGTGCTGGTAATGGGGATTTACATTATCATCAAGGAAATTTTTTTCGCCTAA
- a CDS encoding Crp/Fnr family transcriptional regulator, translating to METLQKDIIHQQFPQFEQPLLDEILAHSTIRQVAEGEEVLRTGQYIRSTVLLLSGLLKVYREDDEGNEFLMYFLEPGNACALSMMCTARDEKSQIMAKAVTPSEVILIPSHLSEQWLGKYKTWHNFVIASYRTRFEELLQTLDSVAFKGLDERLLFYLKRQVQVTGKEIRLSHQQIADELNSSREVISRLLKKLEQTGAITLHRNYIEVHNLAKV from the coding sequence ATGGAAACCCTGCAAAAAGACATCATCCACCAACAATTCCCCCAGTTTGAACAGCCTCTTCTAGATGAAATCCTGGCGCACAGCACCATCCGGCAGGTAGCCGAAGGCGAGGAAGTGCTCCGCACCGGCCAATACATACGGTCCACGGTTTTACTGCTCAGCGGCCTTTTGAAAGTTTACCGCGAGGACGACGAAGGGAATGAATTTCTGATGTATTTTCTGGAGCCCGGCAATGCCTGCGCCCTTTCCATGATGTGCACCGCCCGTGACGAGAAAAGCCAGATCATGGCCAAGGCCGTTACTCCCTCAGAAGTTATCTTAATTCCCTCGCACCTGTCTGAGCAATGGCTGGGCAAATACAAAACCTGGCACAACTTTGTGATAGCCTCTTACCGCACCCGTTTTGAGGAACTGCTCCAAACCCTGGACAGTGTAGCCTTTAAAGGGCTGGATGAACGGCTCCTGTTTTACCTCAAGCGCCAGGTGCAGGTAACCGGCAAGGAGATCAGGCTCTCTCACCAACAGATTGCAGATGAGCTGAACAGCTCGCGGGAGGTGATCTCCAGATTATTGAAAAAGCTGGAACAGACAGGCGCTATTACGTTGCACCGCAATTATATAGAGGTCCACAACCTGGCCAAGGTCTAA
- a CDS encoding MBL fold metallo-hydrolase, whose product MKIEQFEDKGLAHYAYAVLSENTKEIILIDPARNPKHYYDYAAANNAKIVGVIETHPHADFVSSHLEINQKTGATLYAHSLVGADYPFTAFDEGAVLEFGEVKLKSLHTPGHSPDSISVVLKQDGKDKAVFTGDTLFIGDVGRPDLRESAGNITAKREELAKQMYHSTREKLMKLDDDVLVYPAHGAGTLCGKGLSEANSSTIGAEKVSNYALQQMTEEQFVKVLTEDQPFIPKYFGYDVGLNKKGAPAYQASLDGVPRLEKNFKPQEGAVLVDARNEQAFKKGHYKGAINIQNGGKFETWLGSIIGPEETFYLAAESESELKDLISKASKIGYELLIKGAFVLDNATETTTPALDVSDLREHSEKYTIVDIRNASEVKAGKFFENALNIPLPELRERAREIPTDKPVVVHCAGGYRSAAGSSIVEAALPGTKVLDLSEAVNDFK is encoded by the coding sequence ATGAAAATAGAACAGTTTGAAGACAAAGGCCTGGCGCATTATGCCTATGCTGTTTTAAGTGAAAATACAAAGGAAATAATACTGATTGACCCTGCCCGTAACCCAAAGCATTACTATGACTATGCGGCAGCTAACAACGCCAAAATTGTGGGGGTAATTGAAACGCACCCGCACGCTGACTTTGTGAGCTCGCACCTGGAGATTAATCAGAAAACCGGGGCTACCCTGTACGCGCATAGCCTGGTGGGGGCTGATTATCCGTTCACGGCCTTTGATGAAGGAGCAGTTCTGGAGTTTGGAGAAGTGAAACTGAAATCTCTGCATACCCCGGGCCACTCCCCAGACAGCATCAGCGTTGTTCTGAAGCAGGATGGGAAAGACAAAGCCGTTTTCACCGGAGACACCCTCTTTATTGGCGATGTGGGCCGCCCAGATCTACGCGAAAGCGCTGGTAACATTACTGCCAAGCGCGAAGAACTGGCCAAGCAGATGTACCACAGCACCCGCGAGAAACTCATGAAGCTGGACGATGACGTGCTGGTCTACCCTGCGCACGGCGCCGGTACCCTTTGCGGGAAAGGTCTTTCAGAAGCCAACAGCAGCACCATTGGGGCGGAAAAGGTAAGCAACTATGCCTTGCAGCAAATGACCGAAGAGCAGTTTGTGAAAGTTCTCACCGAAGACCAACCGTTTATCCCTAAATACTTCGGGTATGACGTAGGGCTCAACAAAAAGGGCGCCCCCGCCTACCAGGCCAGCCTGGACGGGGTGCCACGCCTTGAGAAAAACTTCAAACCCCAGGAAGGAGCCGTGCTGGTAGACGCCCGTAATGAACAAGCCTTTAAGAAAGGCCATTACAAAGGCGCTATAAACATTCAGAACGGCGGCAAATTTGAGACATGGTTGGGCAGCATTATAGGCCCTGAGGAAACGTTTTACCTGGCCGCCGAAAGTGAGTCTGAACTAAAAGACCTGATTTCAAAAGCCTCTAAAATTGGGTATGAACTCCTCATCAAAGGAGCCTTCGTGCTGGACAATGCCACAGAAACCACCACGCCTGCGTTAGACGTGTCTGATTTACGGGAGCATTCAGAGAAATACACCATTGTAGATATCAGGAATGCCTCTGAGGTGAAAGCCGGCAAATTCTTTGAAAACGCCCTCAATATTCCGTTGCCGGAACTGCGGGAGCGCGCCAGGGAAATCCCCACGGATAAGCCGGTGGTTGTGCATTGCGCCGGTGGTTACCGCTCTGCGGCAGGTAGCAGCATTGTGGAGGCCGCCCTTCCAGGCACCAAGGTACTGGACCTGAGCGAGGCCGTTAACGACTTCAAATAA
- a CDS encoding peroxiredoxin, giving the protein MEETTTMPRIGDKAPDFEATTTTGHLHFSEYNKGSWVILFSHPADFTPVCTTELSGFALEEGEFFSKHNTKLLGLSIDSIHSHIAWVQNVREKTGVFFNFPIIADIDMKVAKLYGMVQPGESETAAVRAVFIIDPEGIIRLIMYYPMNVGRNMEEIKRVLIGLQTASEHKVSLPLNWQPGDKVIVPPPKTLEALNERLNSDYEMTDFYLAKKKL; this is encoded by the coding sequence ATGGAAGAGACAACCACAATGCCCCGTATAGGTGACAAAGCCCCAGACTTTGAGGCCACCACCACCACCGGCCATCTTCACTTCTCTGAGTACAACAAAGGCAGCTGGGTCATTCTTTTTTCCCACCCCGCAGACTTCACCCCCGTTTGTACCACTGAACTGAGCGGCTTTGCCCTGGAAGAAGGCGAATTCTTCTCCAAACACAACACCAAGTTACTTGGTTTGAGCATTGACAGCATCCACTCGCACATTGCCTGGGTGCAGAATGTGCGGGAAAAGACCGGGGTCTTCTTCAACTTTCCTATTATAGCGGATATAGACATGAAGGTGGCTAAACTGTACGGCATGGTGCAGCCCGGGGAAAGCGAGACGGCGGCGGTGCGGGCCGTGTTTATCATTGACCCCGAAGGGATTATCCGGTTGATCATGTATTACCCCATGAACGTGGGCCGCAACATGGAGGAAATAAAACGGGTACTAATTGGCTTGCAGACGGCGTCTGAACACAAGGTATCGCTTCCCTTGAACTGGCAACCCGGCGATAAAGTGATTGTGCCACCGCCCAAAACCCTGGAAGCCCTCAATGAACGGTTGAACAGTGATTATGAAATGACGGATTTCTATCTGGCTAAGAAAAAACTGTAA
- a CDS encoding porin, which yields MPTTFTLATALSAFLVLGAAAGQETHAQTLPHGNAQPTDTLQTPKPATADTTRNTSHPRASEEHPVDTIQLKSVKELFSRGHLEGHVRNYFMATLNYRSLSDHYANGIGAEVAFKTASFHGFRMGITGLFTYNAFSSNLDHKDPISHKHPKLEMELFDVEDPGNRGDLDRLDALYLEYSSPKLRARIGRFSFTSPIMNPQDTRMKPYSFQGIHVQVPVFRKGQLDVAWLNHFSPRSTVEWFLAEESIGVFPVGVDEEGQPSGYSHHTITKGVAITGLSLPVGHHLKTEIWNYWLDNVANNTYGKAVATVLPKVKVGVEGLYQVQVGDGGNSDARYAYFQDQKQWLAGAMVGFTPEAWNLSVNYLHVGKGGRFLFPREWGREQFFATMPRGRIEGMGNSKLLVVKGKHHWSRTFSTEIAASRAWLPAPSDYRHNKYGSLEYYGWLADVNYTPAKPVLQGLSFRFLYVGRVSPGAAVPLKDYYYNSNFHNFNFVTQLTF from the coding sequence ATGCCTACTACTTTCACCCTGGCCACTGCCCTGTCCGCCTTTTTGGTTCTGGGAGCGGCAGCTGGTCAGGAAACGCATGCCCAAACGTTGCCTCATGGTAATGCGCAGCCCACAGATACATTACAAACTCCTAAACCCGCAACCGCAGATACTACCAGAAATACAAGCCACCCTCGGGCGTCAGAAGAGCACCCTGTAGATACAATTCAACTGAAGAGTGTGAAGGAACTCTTTTCCAGAGGCCACCTGGAAGGGCACGTGCGCAACTACTTTATGGCCACTCTCAACTACCGGTCCCTCTCAGACCATTACGCCAATGGCATTGGGGCTGAGGTTGCCTTTAAAACGGCCTCGTTCCACGGGTTCAGAATGGGCATTACGGGGCTATTCACCTATAACGCCTTTTCGTCTAATCTTGACCACAAAGACCCTATTTCGCATAAACACCCAAAACTGGAGATGGAGCTCTTTGACGTGGAGGACCCGGGAAACCGGGGCGACCTTGACCGCCTGGATGCCCTGTACCTAGAATATTCTTCCCCCAAACTCCGGGCCCGGATTGGGCGGTTTAGCTTTACCTCGCCGATCATGAACCCCCAGGACACCCGCATGAAACCTTATTCCTTCCAGGGAATACATGTGCAGGTTCCTGTTTTCAGGAAAGGCCAGCTAGACGTGGCCTGGTTGAATCACTTCTCGCCCCGCAGTACCGTAGAATGGTTTTTAGCAGAGGAGTCCATTGGCGTTTTTCCCGTTGGGGTAGATGAAGAAGGCCAACCTTCTGGCTATTCCCATCACACTATTACCAAAGGCGTGGCCATTACCGGTCTTTCCCTCCCCGTAGGGCATCACTTGAAAACAGAAATCTGGAATTACTGGCTAGACAACGTAGCCAACAATACCTATGGGAAGGCGGTGGCCACCGTGCTGCCCAAAGTCAAGGTGGGCGTGGAAGGCCTGTATCAGGTGCAGGTCGGGGACGGCGGGAATTCGGATGCCCGGTACGCCTATTTTCAAGACCAGAAGCAATGGCTGGCCGGCGCCATGGTAGGGTTTACCCCTGAGGCCTGGAACCTGTCTGTAAATTACCTGCACGTGGGAAAAGGAGGCCGTTTCCTTTTTCCCAGGGAATGGGGCCGGGAACAGTTTTTTGCTACCATGCCCCGGGGCCGGATAGAGGGCATGGGGAATTCCAAACTGCTGGTGGTGAAAGGAAAACACCACTGGTCCAGAACCTTTTCCACGGAAATAGCCGCCTCCAGGGCCTGGTTGCCTGCGCCCTCAGATTACCGCCACAATAAGTATGGTTCTTTGGAATACTACGGCTGGCTGGCAGACGTCAATTACACCCCCGCAAAACCAGTGCTCCAGGGGTTGAGTTTCCGCTTTCTGTATGTAGGCCGGGTTTCTCCGGGAGCAGCAGTACCTCTTAAAGACTATTACTACAACTCTAACTTCCACAACTTCAATTTTGTAACCCAGCTTACCTTTTAA
- a CDS encoding universal stress protein codes for MEKQLKVMVPVDFMPVSFKALEFLGLLMDQMPIETHLVHVIQVNATDWAGSSESSETLDRAEMRAMEQTAEEQFAQLRQQVDFKFTQHVLHGGLTTSLANYANLQQVDLVIMGTEGADGWYEKISGSEAQHVVRYTDVPVITIHQNVGITPIHNILWVADFAYEKQPQRSISLIKVLQRIFGAKIHLLQILQKEDAHQELALRENMMRFANNLQLENYELHFHRDFKVPTGVRNFNQESEKNLVVIGTHARKGVNHLFYGSIAETLVNHCIRPLLTYHLK; via the coding sequence ATGGAAAAACAATTAAAGGTGATGGTGCCGGTAGACTTTATGCCGGTTTCTTTTAAAGCCCTGGAATTTCTGGGTCTTCTGATGGACCAGATGCCCATTGAAACGCACCTGGTACACGTCATTCAGGTAAACGCGACAGACTGGGCGGGTAGCAGCGAGTCTTCTGAAACCCTGGACCGGGCAGAAATGCGGGCCATGGAACAAACCGCCGAGGAGCAATTTGCCCAGCTCAGGCAGCAGGTAGATTTCAAGTTCACGCAACATGTGCTGCACGGCGGCCTGACTACCTCGCTGGCCAATTACGCCAACTTGCAACAGGTAGACCTGGTGATCATGGGCACCGAAGGGGCAGACGGCTGGTACGAGAAAATATCAGGGTCAGAGGCGCAGCACGTGGTCAGGTATACAGATGTGCCGGTAATCACCATCCACCAGAACGTAGGCATCACCCCTATCCATAACATCTTGTGGGTGGCCGACTTTGCCTATGAGAAACAACCCCAGCGGTCTATTTCGCTTATTAAAGTGTTGCAAAGAATATTTGGAGCTAAAATTCACCTTTTGCAGATCCTGCAGAAGGAAGATGCCCATCAAGAGCTGGCTTTGAGGGAAAACATGATGCGCTTTGCGAACAACCTGCAACTGGAAAACTATGAACTGCACTTCCACCGCGATTTCAAGGTGCCCACCGGGGTCAGGAACTTCAACCAGGAATCTGAGAAGAACCTAGTGGTGATTGGCACCCACGCCCGAAAAGGGGTTAACCACCTTTTCTACGGCAGCATAGCAGAGACCCTGGTTAACCATTGCATCCGGCCCCTCCTCACTTATCACCTTAAATAA
- a CDS encoding class I SAM-dependent methyltransferase, whose amino-acid sequence MQEFWNNRYKQPDMVYGAKPNEFFRAQLASLKPGALLLAAEGEGRNAVYAAHLGWKVTAFDYSAAGKAKALQLATQEKVTIDYQVKEVKEFEAAPESFDAVALIYAHFPPTLLEAFHQKTVAWLKPGGTLLLEAFHPRQLEYASGGPRDPAMLYSADRLSTDFNGLDIQLLEEEEIYLSEGAFHQGPGFVSRLVATKK is encoded by the coding sequence ATGCAGGAATTCTGGAACAACCGCTACAAGCAACCAGATATGGTTTATGGGGCAAAACCTAATGAATTTTTCAGGGCGCAACTGGCTTCGCTTAAGCCTGGGGCCCTCCTTCTGGCAGCAGAAGGCGAAGGCCGTAATGCCGTTTACGCCGCGCACCTGGGCTGGAAAGTAACCGCCTTTGATTATAGCGCGGCAGGAAAGGCCAAGGCCCTTCAGTTAGCTACCCAGGAAAAAGTAACCATTGACTACCAGGTGAAAGAGGTCAAAGAATTTGAGGCTGCGCCTGAGAGCTTTGATGCCGTTGCCTTAATTTACGCGCATTTTCCCCCTACGCTGCTCGAGGCCTTTCACCAAAAGACAGTGGCGTGGCTTAAACCAGGCGGCACGCTTCTACTGGAGGCTTTCCACCCCAGGCAGTTGGAGTATGCCTCCGGTGGCCCCAGAGACCCTGCTATGCTCTATTCCGCGGACCGGCTTTCAACCGATTTTAATGGGTTGGATATCCAGTTACTGGAAGAAGAGGAAATATACCTGTCAGAAGGGGCCTTCCACCAGGGACCCGGTTTTGTGAGCCGGCTGGTAGCTACTAAAAAATAA
- a CDS encoding cupin domain-containing protein produces MIRAFKLYSDEEGHSRFEIGTITNLQLTKAISLHFKETPPHGVYDWHPAPRTQYVLTLTGSLEFTTSLGEQFTLLPGDVLIAMDTTGRGHKWKMLGDQPWKRAYVVFAPDEEINFTPEDV; encoded by the coding sequence ATGATCAGGGCCTTTAAGCTTTACTCCGATGAGGAAGGACATTCCCGGTTTGAAATCGGAACCATTACCAACCTTCAGTTGACTAAGGCCATTTCCCTCCATTTCAAAGAAACGCCTCCGCACGGCGTCTATGACTGGCACCCGGCTCCCAGGACGCAATATGTCCTTACCTTAACCGGCTCCCTGGAATTCACCACCAGCCTGGGCGAACAATTTACCCTCTTGCCTGGTGACGTTCTTATTGCCATGGACACCACTGGCCGCGGGCATAAATGGAAGATGCTGGGCGATCAACCCTGGAAACGCGCCTATGTGGTTTTTGCCCCAGATGAAGAAATCAACTTTACCCCTGAGGACGTTTAA
- a CDS encoding class I SAM-dependent methyltransferase produces MSTPLQEAFGDIDIYLFDQLLKNRFQDCHRVLDVGCGSGRNLWYFLQQGFEVFAVDLSPEAVAQTKNLASRLAPSLPEANFQVALAEALPFANASFDLIISSAVLHFARNPAHFDLMLMGMWQKLKPGGFLFARLASSIGIESLVTDLGNGRYLLPDGSERFLVDEKRLLEYTQNLRGRLVEPIKTTNVQNLRCMTTWVLQKSA; encoded by the coding sequence ATGTCCACTCCCTTGCAAGAAGCCTTCGGTGATATTGACATCTACTTGTTTGACCAGCTGCTGAAGAACCGTTTCCAGGATTGCCACCGGGTATTGGATGTAGGCTGCGGCTCCGGCCGAAACCTGTGGTATTTCCTGCAGCAGGGGTTTGAAGTGTTTGCCGTAGACCTTAGTCCTGAAGCTGTGGCCCAAACCAAAAACCTGGCCTCCCGGTTAGCGCCTTCCCTTCCGGAAGCTAACTTTCAGGTAGCCTTGGCCGAGGCCCTGCCTTTTGCAAACGCTTCCTTTGACCTGATCATCAGTAGCGCCGTTCTGCATTTCGCTCGCAACCCCGCGCATTTTGATCTCATGCTGATGGGCATGTGGCAGAAGTTAAAGCCTGGCGGGTTTCTCTTTGCCCGGCTTGCTTCCTCCATTGGCATAGAATCCCTCGTGACCGACCTCGGCAATGGCCGGTACCTTTTACCGGACGGGTCAGAACGCTTTCTGGTAGATGAAAAGAGACTGCTGGAGTATACCCAGAACTTGCGCGGTAGATTAGTAGAGCCCATTAAAACCACCAACGTGCAGAACCTCCGGTGTATGACTACTTGGGTTCTGCAAAAGTCCGCCTAA
- a CDS encoding DNA/RNA non-specific endonuclease: protein MTKRSLSSLKKYASLVSLALFIFSCKEIQVTPATSQLPVSQHLVLGNPSQAVASVSGSNNYLMVKKEYALSYSRDRGNANWVSWHVSKDWLGDAPRQDDFRADAALPSDWYKVTTSVYTGTGFDRGHNIPSGDRTNTIEANSATFLMTNILPQAPTHNRELWSNLEEYTRQLVNAGQEVYVIMGSYGTGGTGSNGPATTIANGRVTVPAQIWKVLVVLPDGDKDLERITTATRVIAINTPNNNTVRSDWGTYRTNIDLIEANTGYDLLSVLPKQLQAVLESKVDNGPTN from the coding sequence ATGACGAAAAGAAGTCTTTCCTCCCTCAAAAAATACGCCTCCCTGGTAAGCCTCGCGCTTTTTATCTTTAGCTGTAAGGAAATCCAGGTAACGCCCGCCACCTCCCAATTGCCGGTAAGCCAACATTTGGTGCTAGGAAACCCCAGTCAGGCCGTGGCTTCGGTCTCTGGGTCCAACAATTACCTGATGGTGAAGAAAGAATACGCCCTTTCCTATAGCCGCGACCGCGGTAATGCCAATTGGGTAAGTTGGCACGTGAGCAAAGACTGGTTAGGGGACGCCCCGCGGCAAGATGATTTCAGGGCAGATGCAGCCTTGCCTTCAGATTGGTACAAAGTGACTACTTCGGTCTACACCGGCACTGGCTTTGACCGGGGCCACAACATCCCCTCGGGGGACCGCACCAATACCATAGAGGCCAACTCGGCTACCTTTCTCATGACCAATATTCTGCCGCAGGCTCCCACCCATAACCGCGAGCTTTGGTCTAACCTAGAGGAGTACACTCGGCAATTGGTTAACGCAGGCCAGGAAGTCTATGTGATTATGGGCAGCTATGGCACCGGTGGCACCGGCAGTAACGGTCCAGCCACCACCATCGCCAATGGCCGCGTAACGGTGCCCGCCCAAATCTGGAAGGTTCTGGTGGTACTGCCAGACGGCGACAAAGACCTGGAACGCATCACCACTGCCACCCGCGTCATCGCTATCAATACCCCCAACAACAACACGGTGCGGTCAGACTGGGGCACGTATAGAACCAACATTGATCTGATTGAAGCCAACACCGGCTATGACCTGTTGTCTGTGCTGCCAAAGCAGCTACAGGCAGTACTGGAATCTAAAGTGGACAACGGGCCAACCAATTAA